A region of uncultured Carboxylicivirga sp. DNA encodes the following proteins:
- a CDS encoding DUF3467 domain-containing protein: MEDKKNQNQLNIELKEDVAQGVYSNLAVITHSPSEFVLDFVRVMPGVPKAQVKSRVIITPEHAKRLMNALNDNIKRYESIHGPIKQSVPQGPDGGPVMPMNFGPTGQA; this comes from the coding sequence ATGGAAGATAAGAAGAATCAGAATCAGTTGAATATCGAGCTTAAGGAAGATGTTGCACAAGGTGTTTATTCTAACCTTGCTGTTATTACCCATTCACCTTCGGAGTTTGTGCTCGATTTTGTGAGAGTTATGCCAGGTGTGCCCAAAGCACAGGTGAAATCGCGTGTTATCATAACACCTGAGCATGCTAAACGTTTGATGAATGCATTGAATGACAACATAAAACGTTATGAGTCGATTCATGGTCCGATTAAGCAATCGGTACCACAGGGACCTGACGGAGGGCCTGTGATGCCAATGAATTTTGGACCAACCGGACAAGCTTAA
- a CDS encoding DUF1343 domain-containing protein: MTIRLLLCILLAIFISSCSAQTEKSQIILGAEQFESYLPLLKDKKVGLLVNHTSLVNSTHLLDTLLAQNIDVQKVFAPEHGFRGNADAGELIKSDVDIKTGIPIVSMYGKSKKPSKETMAGLDAIVFDIQDVGVRFYTYISSMHYMMEACAENNVQMIVLDRPNPNGDYFNGPVLQKKFQSFVGMHPIPVVHGLTVGELAKMINDEYWLTDSLKTRLTVIPMQHYSHDTFYSLPVKPSPNLPNDISIRLYPSLCFFEATTISVGRGTYMPFQVIGYPDSCMGDFTFTPVSIDGMSKYPPQQDQLCYGVDLRQEPLSHQFTLKYFVDFMNKCIPADTLIDRVKWFNLLAGNDTLLKKIKDGWSEEQIKESWHDELNNYAILRQKYLLYP, translated from the coding sequence ATGACCATTCGTCTCCTGTTGTGTATCCTTTTGGCTATTTTTATTTCATCGTGTTCTGCACAGACCGAAAAATCACAGATTATATTAGGTGCTGAGCAATTTGAATCCTACTTACCATTGTTAAAAGATAAGAAAGTTGGATTATTGGTTAATCATACTTCACTTGTCAATTCGACACATTTGCTTGATACTTTATTAGCACAAAATATTGATGTTCAAAAAGTATTTGCTCCCGAACATGGTTTCAGAGGAAATGCTGATGCCGGTGAGTTGATTAAAAGTGATGTAGATATAAAAACAGGAATTCCAATTGTTTCGATGTATGGTAAAAGTAAGAAGCCTTCTAAGGAGACGATGGCAGGGTTAGATGCTATTGTTTTTGATATCCAGGATGTAGGCGTTCGCTTTTACACTTATATTTCTTCGATGCATTACATGATGGAGGCATGTGCTGAAAATAATGTGCAAATGATTGTGTTGGATCGCCCAAATCCGAATGGCGACTATTTTAATGGTCCGGTTTTACAAAAGAAATTTCAATCATTTGTTGGGATGCATCCAATACCTGTGGTGCATGGTCTCACGGTTGGTGAATTGGCAAAAATGATAAATGATGAGTATTGGTTAACGGATAGCCTGAAGACTAGGTTGACGGTAATTCCAATGCAGCATTATAGCCATGATACTTTTTATTCCTTACCAGTTAAACCTTCGCCCAATTTACCCAATGATATATCAATTAGATTATATCCTTCCTTATGCTTTTTCGAAGCAACAACAATCAGTGTTGGACGTGGCACCTATATGCCGTTTCAGGTGATTGGTTATCCTGATTCCTGTATGGGAGATTTTACATTTACTCCTGTATCCATTGACGGAATGTCAAAATATCCGCCACAACAGGATCAATTATGTTATGGAGTTGATCTCAGACAGGAACCATTAAGTCATCAGTTTACACTTAAGTACTTTGTTGATTTTATGAATAAATGTATTCCTGCAGATACTTTAATCGACAGGGTTAAATGGTTTAATCTTCTTGCCGGCAATGATACGCTTTTAAAAAAAATAAAGGACGGATGGTCGGAAGAACAGATTAAAGAAAGCTGGCATGATGAATTAAACAACTATGCTATTTTAAGACAAAAGTATTTGTTATATCCATGA